Proteins co-encoded in one Acidobacteriota bacterium genomic window:
- a CDS encoding DEAD/DEAH box helicase family protein, producing MAVDVSPNFAFLAQEFFHVAESATMAERSIYGDPRASCFHARHTLEQLVKRIFKLDERLTPPRVTNLDGYLNEPPFREIVGETIWQKAEYVRKAGNDAVHGNKTPEPAAALDVMRELYHLLYWAGRTYLRKGAEKLEGVTYDESIIPPALAGAPVSIEKLEAITKERDAAEEKRRELETQVEELRQRVAAIRAENEKVPDRHDYDEAATRKRIIDLELARAGWALDQPRDREYEVTGMPKRSGEPAEAGGRGYADYVLWGDDGRPLAVVEAKRTIVDSRRGQEQARLYANCLETMHGQRPLIYFTNGYKTWLWDDLMYPPREVAGFCKKDELETLIRRREQRKPLDVAQVKDEIAGRYYQKRAIGSIAQHFASGHRRALLVMATGTGKTRTAVALVDLLQRAGWVKRALFLADRKALVRQAVNAFKAHLPESSPVNLVTEKDKSGRVYVCTYPTMMGLIDETRPGAAGSETRFGVGHFDLVIIDEAHRSVYQKYGAIFRYFDSLLVGLTATPRDQVDRNTYTLFGLEPGMPTDAYELETAVADGFLVPPRVEQVNLRFPREGISYDDLTEEEQDEWESTDWGDDGETPAMPDRVEPQAINNWLFNADTVDKALQHLMEHGHKVDGGDRLAKTIIFARRHEHALFIEQRFNHHYPHHAGKFARVIDNYETYALSLIDDFSRKEKDPHIAISVDMLDTGIDIPEVANLVFFKPVYSKIKFWQMIGRGTRLAPDLFGPGMDKEDFRIFDFCYNFDFFRVNPDGIERTGGMPLGARLFRSRVQLLGHLQRVLDLDADDRVRTRVADALHAEVAAMNPDNFVVRMHLEPVQRFQERAAWNALSEEDRQALEERIAGLPSEIETDAIESRLFDMMAVRMQLALIENDVSTFETARNRAVALAMLLEEKSSIPAVRDQLGYLASMQETEFWTGIGVADLEEMRLRLRGLVPLLDRKQRHIVYTDFEDQITDVVYDGAVGIPRMTGAQYQKKVEQFLLNNLNDIVIHRLRTNQPLSESDLEELERMLVEIGEEDGEQLLSGLLARTETPSLVYFVRRLVGMDRSAAQAAFADLLSDRSLTPPQIRFVEMIIEQLTARGVMEPGALYEAPFTSLHAGGPDELFAGKEEVIRGMFDAIIATQPPRAAGEVG from the coding sequence ATGGCCGTGGACGTCTCCCCCAACTTCGCGTTCCTGGCCCAGGAGTTTTTCCACGTGGCCGAGTCGGCGACAATGGCCGAGCGGAGCATCTACGGGGATCCGCGGGCGTCATGCTTCCACGCCCGCCACACCCTCGAACAGCTCGTCAAGCGCATCTTCAAACTCGATGAGCGGCTCACACCGCCGCGCGTGACGAACCTCGACGGGTATCTGAACGAGCCGCCGTTTCGAGAGATCGTGGGCGAGACGATCTGGCAGAAGGCCGAATACGTCCGCAAAGCCGGCAACGACGCCGTCCACGGCAACAAGACCCCCGAGCCGGCAGCGGCGCTCGACGTCATGCGCGAGCTCTATCACCTCCTCTACTGGGCCGGCCGCACCTATCTGCGCAAGGGAGCGGAGAAGCTCGAGGGGGTGACGTACGACGAATCGATCATCCCTCCGGCGCTGGCCGGTGCGCCCGTGTCGATCGAGAAGCTCGAAGCGATCACGAAAGAGCGGGATGCCGCCGAGGAGAAGCGCCGCGAACTGGAGACGCAGGTCGAGGAGCTCCGGCAGCGCGTAGCAGCGATCCGTGCGGAAAACGAGAAAGTCCCCGACAGGCACGACTACGACGAAGCGGCGACGCGCAAGCGGATCATCGACCTGGAGCTCGCCCGGGCGGGCTGGGCGCTCGATCAGCCGCGCGACCGCGAGTACGAAGTGACCGGAATGCCGAAACGCTCGGGCGAGCCGGCCGAGGCGGGCGGCAGGGGATACGCCGACTACGTCCTCTGGGGCGACGATGGCAGGCCGCTGGCCGTGGTCGAGGCGAAGCGGACGATCGTCGACTCCCGCCGCGGCCAGGAGCAGGCGCGGCTGTACGCAAACTGCCTGGAGACGATGCACGGGCAGCGGCCGCTCATCTACTTCACCAACGGGTACAAGACCTGGCTCTGGGACGACCTGATGTATCCGCCACGCGAGGTGGCAGGATTCTGCAAAAAGGACGAGCTGGAGACGCTGATCCGCCGCCGGGAGCAGCGAAAACCGTTGGACGTGGCGCAGGTGAAGGACGAGATCGCCGGGCGGTACTACCAGAAGCGCGCGATTGGAAGCATCGCGCAGCACTTCGCGTCGGGGCATCGCAGGGCGCTGCTGGTCATGGCGACCGGTACCGGCAAGACCCGCACAGCGGTGGCGCTCGTCGACCTGCTGCAGCGGGCCGGCTGGGTGAAGCGGGCGCTCTTCCTCGCCGACCGGAAGGCGCTGGTCCGGCAAGCGGTCAATGCGTTCAAGGCGCATCTACCCGAATCGAGTCCGGTCAATCTCGTGACGGAAAAGGACAAGTCCGGGCGGGTTTACGTCTGTACGTATCCGACGATGATGGGGCTGATCGACGAAACACGACCCGGTGCCGCCGGCAGCGAGACACGCTTCGGAGTCGGGCACTTCGACCTAGTCATCATCGACGAGGCGCACCGGTCGGTGTATCAGAAGTACGGTGCGATCTTCCGCTACTTCGATTCGCTGCTCGTTGGGCTGACCGCGACGCCGCGCGATCAGGTCGACCGCAATACCTACACGCTCTTCGGCCTCGAGCCGGGCATGCCGACCGACGCCTATGAGCTGGAGACGGCGGTGGCCGACGGCTTTCTCGTGCCGCCGCGGGTCGAGCAGGTGAACCTGAGATTCCCGCGTGAGGGGATCAGCTACGACGACCTCACCGAGGAGGAGCAGGATGAGTGGGAGTCGACCGACTGGGGTGACGATGGAGAAACCCCTGCGATGCCCGACCGCGTTGAGCCGCAGGCGATCAACAACTGGCTCTTCAACGCCGACACGGTGGACAAGGCGCTCCAGCACCTGATGGAGCACGGACACAAGGTCGACGGCGGTGACCGGCTGGCCAAGACGATCATCTTCGCCCGCAGACACGAGCATGCGCTTTTCATCGAGCAGCGGTTCAACCACCACTACCCGCATCACGCCGGTAAGTTCGCGCGGGTGATCGACAACTACGAGACGTATGCCCTGAGCCTGATCGACGACTTTTCGCGGAAGGAGAAGGACCCGCACATCGCGATCTCGGTGGACATGCTCGACACGGGGATCGACATACCGGAGGTCGCGAATCTCGTCTTCTTCAAGCCGGTGTACTCGAAGATCAAGTTCTGGCAGATGATCGGCCGCGGCACGCGCCTGGCGCCCGACCTCTTCGGTCCTGGGATGGACAAGGAAGACTTCCGCATCTTCGACTTCTGCTACAACTTCGACTTCTTCAGGGTGAACCCGGACGGGATCGAGCGGACGGGCGGGATGCCGCTGGGTGCCCGCCTGTTCCGCTCGCGCGTGCAACTTCTCGGACACCTGCAACGAGTGCTCGACCTCGATGCGGACGACAGGGTGCGCACGCGCGTGGCCGACGCTCTGCACGCCGAGGTGGCGGCGATGAATCCCGATAACTTCGTGGTGCGGATGCATCTGGAGCCGGTGCAGCGGTTTCAGGAGCGGGCGGCGTGGAACGCGTTGAGCGAAGAGGATCGTCAGGCGCTGGAGGAACGGATTGCGGGGCTCCCGAGCGAGATCGAGACGGACGCGATCGAGTCGCGTCTCTTCGACATGATGGCGGTGCGGATGCAGCTCGCGCTCATCGAGAACGATGTAAGCACGTTCGAGACGGCCCGCAACCGGGCGGTGGCCCTCGCGATGCTGCTCGAGGAAAAGAGCTCGATCCCCGCGGTACGGGATCAGCTCGGTTACCTCGCTTCGATGCAGGAGACCGAGTTCTGGACCGGCATCGGGGTGGCTGACCTCGAGGAGATGCGGCTGCGGCTGCGTGGGCTGGTGCCACTCCTCGACAGGAAACAGCGACACATCGTCTACACCGACTTCGAGGATCAGATCACGGACGTCGTTTACGACGGCGCGGTCGGGATCCCGCGGATGACCGGAGCTCAGTACCAGAAGAAGGTCGAGCAGTTCCTGCTGAACAATCTGAACGACATCGTGATCCATCGGCTGAGGACGAATCAGCCGCTTTCGGAGTCGGATCTGGAGGAGCTGGAGAGGATGCTCGTGGAGATCGGCGAGGAGGACGGCGAACAATTGCTCTCGGGTCTGCTGGCGCGAACCGAGACGCCGTCGCTCGTCTATTTCGTCCGCCGCCTCGTCGGCATGGACCGGAGCGCTGCGCAGGCAGCATTCGCGGACCTGTTGAGCGACCGGAGCCTGACGCCTCCGCAGATTCGATTCGTCGAGATGATCATCGAGCAACTGACCGCCCGCGGCGTAATGGAGCCCGGCGCGCTCTACGAAGCGCCGTTCACAAGCCTGCATGCGGGCGGGCCCGACGAGCTGTTCGCCGGGAAGGAAGAAGTGATCCGGGGAATGTTCGACGCGATCATCGCCACCCAGCCACCGCGGGCGGCGGGCGAAGTGGGGTAA
- a CDS encoding DUF3553 domain-containing protein yields MEYQSGDLVRHPKRPEWGVGRVIMVDADGKLSISFSKGGSKKLVPQPLEKLSRTTDSVRIYHREFLENQGKAYKGTRSAGKNRHRITHCYSCKSRLDNSVDLECISCSWIICWCGACGCGYGTPENA; encoded by the coding sequence ATGGAATACCAGTCAGGAGACCTCGTCAGACACCCAAAGCGGCCTGAATGGGGAGTTGGCCGCGTCATCATGGTCGACGCGGATGGAAAGCTGTCCATCAGTTTCTCAAAGGGGGGATCCAAGAAGCTAGTTCCTCAACCGCTAGAGAAACTCAGTCGAACAACAGATTCCGTACGCATCTATCACCGAGAGTTCCTGGAGAATCAGGGTAAGGCCTATAAAGGAACGAGATCCGCCGGAAAAAACCGCCACCGAATTACGCATTGCTACAGCTGCAAATCTCGTCTCGACAATTCCGTGGATCTCGAATGCATAAGTTGTAGCTGGATTATCTGCTGGTGTGGTGCATGCGGTTGCGGCTACGGGACGCCAGAAAATGCCTGA
- a CDS encoding cytosine permease yields MQPVEIGPVPIHERTQRPLDVFLIFAAANIVATTLQVGASLASGFTFYTAVFTIVGGVVAGSAIVASLAPIGPRLGVPSIIATRAVLGIRGSAIVAVALYLMNFAWIALNNVIAASAATQVAGGSGRVWSIGLGLAATAVVAAGPRAVAIAARFSVPLMILAGLAFTIALSRLPPVPLSEAADGRWFNALDIVIAYQVSWILMFADYTRYTRSERGSAVAVFGALALTSLWFMPLGLVAARVAGSHDPGAMTAALGLGALGPVLHTVATITTNFVNIYLSALALRSLFPRINQQFSIWSIGIIGTTLGAFSGQWLDRYADFMVLLGASLVPVGALLFAHFFLLRIPVTVDDLYRADGPYGRRFGFSPAALAAWAAGTATYFMAASTGGTLPAIVVTIAVYLTGRFIDRRLVTRLGE; encoded by the coding sequence ATGCAACCGGTCGAGATCGGCCCCGTCCCTATACACGAGCGCACTCAGCGGCCGCTCGACGTCTTCTTGATTTTTGCGGCCGCGAACATCGTTGCGACGACGCTTCAGGTCGGTGCCAGTCTCGCGTCGGGCTTCACCTTCTACACGGCCGTCTTCACGATCGTCGGCGGAGTGGTCGCCGGCTCCGCGATCGTCGCGTCGCTAGCACCGATCGGTCCGCGGCTCGGTGTTCCGTCGATCATCGCCACCCGCGCCGTACTGGGAATACGAGGTTCCGCGATCGTCGCCGTGGCCCTCTATCTGATGAATTTCGCATGGATCGCGCTGAACAACGTAATCGCCGCGTCGGCAGCCACACAGGTGGCGGGAGGAAGCGGGCGGGTCTGGTCGATCGGTCTCGGGCTCGCCGCCACCGCGGTCGTCGCCGCGGGACCGCGCGCGGTCGCCATCGCGGCGCGATTCTCCGTTCCTCTCATGATCCTCGCAGGTCTCGCATTCACCATCGCGCTCTCTCGGCTCCCCCCGGTGCCGCTATCCGAAGCGGCAGACGGGCGATGGTTCAACGCACTCGACATCGTGATCGCCTACCAGGTCTCGTGGATCCTGATGTTCGCCGACTACACCCGTTACACCCGGTCCGAGCGGGGAAGCGCCGTTGCCGTCTTCGGCGCGCTCGCCCTGACGAGCCTCTGGTTCATGCCGCTCGGTCTGGTCGCGGCGCGGGTCGCGGGATCTCACGACCCGGGAGCGATGACCGCCGCGCTCGGGCTCGGCGCGCTCGGCCCGGTCCTGCACACGGTCGCCACGATCACGACCAACTTCGTCAACATCTATCTGTCAGCGCTCGCGCTCCGGAGTCTCTTCCCGCGAATCAATCAGCAGTTTTCGATCTGGTCGATCGGCATCATCGGCACGACTCTCGGCGCGTTCTCGGGGCAGTGGCTCGACCGGTACGCCGACTTCATGGTTCTTCTCGGCGCGTCTCTCGTCCCGGTCGGCGCTCTGCTGTTCGCACATTTCTTCCTGCTCCGGATTCCGGTCACTGTCGACGATCTCTATCGCGCCGACGGACCGTACGGACGAAGATTCGGATTTTCGCCGGCGGCTCTTGCGGCATGGGCCGCGGGAACGGCGACCTATTTCATGGCGGCATCGACCGGCGGCACCCTCCCCGCGATCGTCGTGACGATCGCGGTCTATCTCACCGGGCGTTTCATCGATCGCCGGCTCGTGACGCGCCTCGGAGAGTAG